In Companilactobacillus allii, one genomic interval encodes:
- a CDS encoding AAA family ATPase: MKPVYLEMNYFGPHEHSIIDFRKLEEAPIFLIGGDTGAGKSTIFDAMTFALFGSTTGDRDAKEMRSQFATPDEATSVIFYFEQGNNLYKIKRQPEQLLSKKRGTGLASNKSVASLSVVEEVGGIETQSIASKPMDVGLEIKDILNLNADQFKKIILLPQNDFSEFLKSNTADKEEILKKIFGTQIFSDFTDKLKNRYNDSKKKNEQFSNELQNQLESIAWTDEERDSLTHESDEGKVILLQKFVNQRNDNLTKANNHANDIAKSLSTADKKLQDAKNIKTKFARLDKLQNDFQLNIVDKKSDIADKRKHVTELDWANKLKDTIRDLAKDEKSYNQNLKDKNTLVEQLKTYKANFDSAKKALDNLNNQIDQFNSKKDKITELNTLIPQIKRLEELTVALSKLRPQVKQLEAEINAQNTTAKKLISTIENKQNNLVPINDLQNKKDTLTKQKEIFTDTLSPLVTERDNLIITIKQLENDLKDYKKSQQDRQSDLDIAKKIYDEKIGTRQSLMIAQLQQELSDGEPCVVCGSTVHPNIIHTVDADESELKKSMDEVDQSQKAYITATNKLNTVNENITKVGDKITAENIKLKSANNKLDSTYTDLTSNSKLTFSTDFDMQNIKDTFDTAIRNIDKDISAANKQIDEIKSLETEQKDSENELNTKNIELGRIKSEQETYQNELLKITQNINKDNLQTSDELNIAKNNLEQEIKTYQEQLDDAINQTHKNELELSNGNTKLDGIDEQLDKLNASLKASNQILSDSLNADDAKTSELAVLNAWISEVDNGDLSKLNGIISEYKKEKELLNADINNLNTELKDIKSPDIEHLQQTLSDLTIQNKLAVEKSTEAKLRFENAQSSYTKVQLIMSKQGDFAKKSSEITSLYNVITGKDGNDDKLKLETYVVRQYLLKVLNYANDHFINLLSNNRYTFEIAAKGSDKRSDHGLDINVYDNETGATRSSDTLSGGETFIAALSIALSLSEVVQSSTNGVQIDALFVDEGFGSLDHETLEKAMTALETIGENRMVGVISHIETMKSTIGQQVLIKKIGDGRSRVEIVNK; the protein is encoded by the coding sequence TTGAAACCTGTTTATTTAGAGATGAATTATTTTGGACCACATGAACATTCAATAATTGATTTTAGGAAATTAGAAGAAGCTCCTATATTCCTGATTGGTGGCGACACTGGTGCTGGTAAATCGACCATTTTTGATGCCATGACCTTTGCCTTATTTGGCAGTACCACTGGAGACCGGGATGCTAAAGAAATGCGTAGTCAATTTGCTACTCCAGATGAAGCTACCAGTGTTATCTTTTACTTCGAACAAGGCAACAATCTATATAAAATAAAAAGACAACCTGAACAACTCTTGTCCAAAAAAAGAGGTACTGGACTCGCCTCTAACAAGTCAGTCGCTAGTCTTTCAGTAGTTGAAGAAGTTGGCGGAATCGAAACTCAAAGTATCGCCAGTAAACCCATGGACGTCGGCCTTGAGATCAAAGATATTTTGAACTTAAATGCCGATCAATTCAAAAAAATCATCCTGTTACCACAAAATGACTTCTCAGAGTTTTTAAAATCCAATACGGCAGACAAAGAAGAAATTCTCAAAAAAATATTTGGTACTCAAATATTCAGTGATTTCACTGACAAATTAAAGAATCGATATAACGATTCGAAAAAGAAAAACGAACAATTCAGTAACGAGTTACAAAATCAGCTTGAATCAATTGCTTGGACTGACGAAGAAAGAGACAGTCTAACTCATGAATCAGATGAAGGAAAGGTAATCCTGCTCCAAAAATTTGTCAATCAAAGAAATGACAATTTAACAAAGGCAAATAATCACGCTAATGACATCGCAAAGTCCTTGAGTACTGCTGACAAAAAGCTACAAGATGCTAAGAACATCAAGACTAAATTTGCTCGATTAGATAAGTTACAAAATGACTTTCAATTGAACATTGTTGATAAAAAAAGTGATATTGCAGATAAAAGAAAACATGTAACAGAACTAGACTGGGCTAACAAACTTAAAGATACGATTCGAGATTTGGCTAAAGACGAAAAAAGTTATAATCAGAATTTAAAAGATAAGAATACGTTAGTAGAACAACTCAAAACATACAAAGCAAATTTTGATTCCGCTAAAAAAGCTTTGGATAATCTCAATAACCAAATAGACCAATTCAATAGTAAGAAAGATAAAATAACAGAATTAAACACTTTGATTCCACAGATTAAACGACTTGAAGAATTAACAGTAGCTTTATCCAAACTAAGACCACAAGTCAAACAACTAGAAGCTGAAATAAACGCTCAAAACACTACCGCTAAGAAACTAATTTCAACTATCGAAAATAAGCAGAATAATCTTGTGCCTATCAATGATTTGCAAAATAAAAAGGATACATTAACCAAACAAAAAGAAATATTCACTGATACCCTATCACCCTTGGTAACTGAACGAGACAATTTAATTATCACTATCAAACAGCTTGAAAATGATTTAAAAGATTACAAAAAATCGCAACAAGATAGACAATCAGACCTAGATATCGCCAAAAAAATCTATGATGAAAAAATAGGAACCAGACAATCATTAATGATTGCCCAGCTCCAACAAGAATTATCTGACGGAGAACCTTGTGTCGTCTGTGGATCCACCGTTCATCCCAATATCATTCATACTGTAGATGCTGATGAATCAGAGTTGAAAAAGTCAATGGATGAGGTAGACCAATCGCAAAAGGCCTATATAACAGCAACTAACAAACTAAATACAGTTAACGAAAATATCACTAAAGTCGGTGATAAAATAACAGCTGAAAATATCAAGTTGAAATCAGCTAACAACAAACTAGATAGCACATATACTGATTTAACTTCTAATTCAAAATTAACTTTCTCTACCGACTTTGACATGCAAAATATCAAAGATACATTCGACACGGCCATTAGAAATATCGACAAAGATATTAGTGCCGCTAATAAGCAGATCGACGAAATCAAGTCTTTAGAAACAGAACAAAAAGATAGTGAAAACGAACTAAATACTAAAAACATTGAATTAGGAAGAATCAAATCTGAACAAGAAACTTACCAAAATGAATTACTCAAAATAACTCAAAATATCAATAAGGATAATCTTCAAACTAGCGATGAATTAAATATCGCCAAGAATAATTTGGAGCAGGAAATAAAGACATACCAAGAACAATTAGATGATGCAATTAATCAAACTCACAAAAACGAACTCGAATTGTCCAACGGTAATACTAAGTTAGACGGTATTGATGAACAACTCGACAAATTGAATGCATCCCTTAAAGCTTCAAATCAGATTTTATCCGATTCATTGAATGCTGATGATGCCAAAACGAGTGAGCTAGCTGTACTTAACGCTTGGATCAGTGAAGTTGATAATGGTGATCTATCTAAACTCAACGGTATTATTTCTGAATATAAAAAAGAAAAAGAGCTTCTGAATGCTGACATCAACAATTTGAATACTGAATTGAAAGATATTAAATCGCCTGACATTGAACATTTACAACAAACACTGTCAGATCTAACAATTCAAAATAAACTTGCAGTCGAAAAAAGTACTGAAGCAAAACTTCGCTTTGAAAATGCCCAATCAAGTTATACAAAAGTACAACTAATAATGAGCAAACAAGGTGATTTTGCCAAGAAATCATCTGAAATAACTAGTTTATACAATGTAATAACTGGTAAAGATGGTAATGATGATAAATTAAAATTAGAAACTTATGTTGTACGACAATATCTTCTAAAAGTTTTGAATTATGCCAATGATCACTTCATTAACCTATTGTCTAATAATCGATATACTTTTGAGATTGCCGCAAAAGGTTCGGACAAAAGAAGTGACCACGGTCTAGATATCAACGTCTACGACAATGAGACCGGAGCAACTCGCTCATCAGACACATTATCTGGTGGTGAAACATTTATCGCCGCTTTATCAATTGCCTTATCACTAAGTGAAGTGGTGCAATCTTCTACCAATGGTGTTCAAATAGACGCCTTATTCGTTGATGAAGGATTCGGTTCACTGGATCACGAAACTTTGGAAAAAGCCATGACGGCATTGGAGACTATCGGTGAGAATCGTATGGTTGGTGTTATCAGTCATATCGAAACTATGAAATCTACCATTGGTCAACAAGTCTTGATCAAGAAAATCGGTGATGGTAGAAGTCGTGTTGAAATTGTTAATAAGTGA
- a CDS encoding exonuclease SbcCD subunit D yields the protein MKLLHTADWHIGRTLNGYSLLDEQKHAFSQMLQIALDEKVDGIVIAGDIYDRGVPSSEAVIALDEMLRKINLENKIPIYAISGNHDSAKRLNYGREWMEYTDFHLNTLLEEAFTPIETSDTQIFLLPFFDPMDARVYYQKQGMDPQKITNIKTIGEAMSLVISDMTKLFDKNKKHLLITHFAVSPNKDTEIDLTSETNSKVGGLATLTTNQFKDFDYVMLGHIHTKFASPSETIRYSGSLVKFNVKEANTEKSIDIVDTNDDPISFVHHKITPHTDLIVLKETWETLLDPEFYSKQPIGKNWFAITIEDFKRSEHTQTNVRSQLQDIYGTVVELDYKNVEVSNNQSIEQTIDSTNHEGIVEQFYTSITGDTLSKSQKGIVNEIFTELGKEE from the coding sequence ATGAAACTTTTACACACCGCCGATTGGCATATCGGACGAACACTGAATGGCTACTCACTACTAGATGAACAAAAACACGCCTTCTCACAAATGTTGCAGATTGCCCTAGATGAAAAAGTCGATGGCATTGTTATTGCCGGGGATATTTATGATCGAGGCGTTCCTAGTTCTGAGGCTGTGATTGCTCTAGATGAAATGCTTCGCAAAATAAATCTGGAAAATAAAATCCCCATCTACGCTATCTCAGGAAATCACGACAGCGCAAAACGTTTGAATTATGGACGTGAGTGGATGGAATACACAGACTTTCATCTGAATACTCTCCTAGAAGAAGCCTTCACACCAATTGAAACATCTGATACACAAATATTTTTATTACCATTCTTCGATCCCATGGACGCGCGTGTCTACTATCAAAAACAAGGTATGGACCCTCAAAAAATCACGAATATAAAGACAATTGGTGAGGCTATGTCACTGGTCATAAGTGACATGACCAAACTGTTTGATAAAAATAAGAAACACCTACTAATAACTCATTTTGCAGTATCCCCCAATAAGGATACTGAAATTGATTTGACCAGTGAAACCAACTCCAAAGTTGGCGGTTTAGCAACACTTACGACTAACCAATTCAAAGACTTTGATTACGTGATGCTGGGACATATCCACACTAAGTTTGCTTCACCAAGTGAAACTATCAGATATTCCGGTAGTCTAGTTAAATTCAATGTGAAGGAAGCCAATACTGAAAAAAGTATTGATATTGTGGACACTAATGATGATCCAATTTCTTTTGTTCATCATAAAATCACCCCACACACAGATTTAATTGTTCTAAAAGAAACTTGGGAGACTTTGCTGGATCCAGAATTTTACTCCAAACAACCAATTGGAAAAAACTGGTTTGCCATTACCATTGAAGACTTCAAAAGAAGTGAGCATACTCAAACCAACGTACGATCTCAGCTGCAAGACATCTATGGAACAGTCGTAGAACTGGATTATAAGAATGTTGAAGTATCAAATAATCAATCAATAGAACAAACTATAGATTCCACAAATCATGAAGGTATCGTTGAACAATTCTACACATCAATAACTGGCGATACTCTTTCAAAATCACAAAAGGGTATCGTTAATGAAATCTTCACGGAATTGGGAAAGGAAGAATAA
- a CDS encoding YdcF family protein: MSTSQQNWIQIPLIAYWLCLIPLFFGICFAISYSREKRRLSNGIWFSLFLYTLLPTLAMVIIGTENKLLIIISIAIFVIFLLIVAVTFSLQALLLLWNAWIVWKRESHTLANMLTLILGLAIIALPFFASAINNHLPAKWATLVVMIPNLIIFYVLFWFYNYLTMLVLYQFNHPRLNKDYIIVLGAGLLNGDTVSPLLAQRIDRGLAFYNKQLKKGKLATMIFSGGQGSDETIAEGSAMLSYSIKQGLPKENGIAETKSKNTYQNMLFSKEIIDADDKNKPKTIFVTNGYHTFRAGMVAKQAGLKADGIGAHTAKFFLPNAILREYIAIFMRNKYWHMAAIIAIILGSCLLTFFSYYY; encoded by the coding sequence ATGAGTACGAGTCAACAAAACTGGATACAAATTCCACTAATTGCTTATTGGCTGTGTCTAATTCCACTTTTCTTTGGCATATGCTTTGCAATAAGTTACAGCCGAGAAAAACGTCGATTAAGTAACGGGATTTGGTTTTCATTATTTTTATACACACTATTACCAACACTTGCAATGGTAATAATAGGTACCGAAAATAAATTATTAATTATAATAAGCATCGCAATATTTGTAATCTTCCTATTAATAGTAGCAGTGACATTTTCACTACAGGCACTATTACTATTATGGAATGCTTGGATCGTGTGGAAAAGAGAAAGTCACACGCTAGCTAATATGCTGACATTGATATTAGGTTTAGCAATCATCGCATTACCATTTTTTGCCAGTGCCATTAACAATCATCTACCTGCAAAATGGGCCACTTTGGTCGTTATGATTCCCAATCTAATAATATTCTATGTCCTATTTTGGTTTTATAACTACCTGACAATGTTAGTACTATATCAATTCAATCACCCACGTTTGAACAAAGATTACATTATCGTCTTAGGTGCTGGATTATTAAACGGTGACACTGTTTCACCACTTCTAGCCCAGCGAATCGACCGTGGATTAGCCTTTTACAATAAACAACTAAAAAAAGGAAAACTAGCTACGATGATTTTTTCAGGTGGTCAAGGTAGTGACGAGACTATCGCTGAAGGATCTGCGATGCTTTCGTACTCAATAAAACAAGGCTTGCCAAAAGAAAATGGAATAGCTGAAACCAAATCAAAAAACACTTATCAAAATATGCTTTTTTCTAAAGAAATTATAGATGCTGATGACAAAAACAAGCCAAAAACAATCTTTGTTACTAATGGTTATCATACTTTTCGTGCAGGGATGGTTGCTAAACAAGCCGGTTTAAAGGCCGATGGAATTGGTGCACATACTGCCAAGTTCTTCTTACCTAATGCTATCTTACGTGAGTACATTGCCATTTTTATGCGTAACAAGTATTGGCATATGGCCGCTATAATTGCCATAATTTTAGGATCTTGCCTACTAACTTTTTTCTCATACTATTACTAG